A region from the Chitinophaga sp. Cy-1792 genome encodes:
- a CDS encoding YncE family protein yields the protein MRKYSLFFIVLLSLFASCRKDIAVFINEDTTVDSSSKDNAAGFYLLNEGNMGSNKSTLDFFDYATGKYQRNIYAAINPTVPKELGDVGNDIAIYGNRLYAVINASNKVEVMDARTAKRIGQIDIPNCRYIKFDKGYAYITSYAGPIQINPNYTQKGYVAKVDTATLTVVDRCIVGFQPDCLEIVDGKIYVANSGGYMGAGNTSNYERTVSVIDMGTFTEDKRIDVAYNLHHILADKRGDLWVTSRGDYKTLPSRLFFISKAQQQVTDTIPIAVSNYYLDGDSLYVYSTEWSYITYSNVITYAIVNTRTHQVVSHAFITDGTDKEIEIPYGIMVNPITKDIYVTDAGNYVSPGILYCFTKEGKKKWSVRTGDIPAHFALLPKS from the coding sequence ATGAGAAAGTATTCCTTATTCTTTATCGTACTGCTATCACTTTTCGCCTCCTGCCGGAAAGATATAGCCGTGTTCATCAATGAGGATACAACGGTGGATTCATCTTCCAAAGATAACGCCGCAGGATTTTATTTGCTGAATGAAGGGAATATGGGTAGTAATAAAAGTACCCTGGATTTTTTTGATTATGCTACGGGCAAGTACCAACGAAATATATATGCCGCCATCAACCCCACGGTACCAAAGGAACTGGGAGATGTAGGCAATGATATCGCCATCTATGGCAACAGGCTGTATGCGGTGATCAATGCATCTAACAAGGTAGAAGTAATGGATGCACGCACCGCCAAAAGGATTGGCCAGATAGACATCCCCAACTGCCGTTATATCAAGTTTGATAAAGGGTATGCCTATATCACCTCCTATGCCGGCCCTATTCAAATCAACCCCAACTACACACAGAAAGGATATGTGGCAAAAGTAGATACGGCTACGCTAACCGTTGTAGACAGATGTATTGTTGGCTTCCAGCCCGATTGCCTGGAAATAGTAGATGGAAAAATATATGTGGCCAACTCCGGCGGATACATGGGTGCAGGTAACACGAGTAACTATGAAAGAACGGTTTCTGTAATAGATATGGGCACCTTTACAGAAGATAAACGTATCGACGTAGCCTATAACCTCCATCATATCCTCGCAGATAAGCGCGGCGATCTGTGGGTGACATCCAGAGGTGATTACAAAACACTGCCATCCCGGCTTTTCTTTATCAGCAAGGCACAGCAGCAAGTGACAGATACCATTCCGATTGCTGTCAGCAACTATTACCTCGACGGCGACTCACTTTATGTATACAGCACCGAATGGAGTTACATCACCTATTCCAATGTCATTACCTATGCCATCGTTAATACACGTACCCATCAGGTGGTGAGCCACGCCTTCATTACAGATGGCACTGACAAGGAGATTGAAATCCCCTATGGCATTATGGTGAATCCGATAACCAAAGATATTTATGTAACCGACGCGGGTAACTATGTTTCCCCAGGTATTCTATACTGTTTCACGAAAGAAGGAAAAAAGAAATGGAGTGTTCGCACGGGTGATATCCCTGCCCACTTCGCGCTATTACCAAAATCATAA
- a CDS encoding TonB-dependent receptor, translated as MPLCAQHHYRDSTQVDSLRVKDLKGVTVLTNVYKEVIPSQKLTGENLKSLNSFSVADAIRYFAGVQVKDYGGIGGLKTVDMRSMGTNHMGVFYDGIQLGNAQNGQVDLGKFSMDNIESISVYNGQKSEIFQPAKDYGSSGTIYLRSRKPVFDSLQSTHVKAVYKTGSFDLVDPSILFEQKLTPKINYSLSGELINASGKYPFRYKRVYAKTGHTAWDTTAIRQNGDINAHRIESGLYGNIDRGQWNAKVYYYDAEKGIPGAIVNNVWKRSQRQWDRNFFVQGGFQKNVTQRYDIQVNGKYANDYMRYLNPDTTLMYIDNTFHQQEWYGSVANKYSISKKIDVDLSTDFQYNTLSSNLDGFVFPKRFTSLIALAGAADLGPVKMQGSVLGTFINEQVTRGNKSQSDTAASAPGKSEITPAYFITYKPFAEADFNIRAFYKNIFRMPTFNDLYYTDIGNISLKPEFTHQYDLGFAYRRNPVSRILNEWKIQTDVYYIKVTDKIVAVPKGNGMYRWMMMNIGTVEIKGLDLIADWAFTLSKEIMLNVRATYTYQQAQDFTKRKSPALQQETWGGQIPYVPWNSGSLITCLQYRSWRLNYSFIYVGERYQNSANTVENYEQPWYTSDMSASKNFQYKRYRFRIAAELNNVLSQDYEVVSNYPMPKRNYKLILSVEL; from the coding sequence ATGCCGCTGTGTGCACAGCATCATTACCGCGACTCCACCCAGGTGGATTCATTACGTGTAAAAGACCTGAAAGGTGTTACTGTACTTACAAACGTTTACAAAGAAGTTATTCCTTCACAAAAACTCACGGGTGAAAATCTCAAGAGTTTAAACAGCTTTTCTGTAGCAGACGCCATCAGGTATTTTGCCGGCGTCCAGGTGAAGGACTATGGCGGCATCGGCGGCCTCAAAACCGTTGATATGCGTAGCATGGGCACCAACCATATGGGCGTCTTCTACGATGGTATACAATTGGGCAACGCCCAGAATGGCCAGGTAGACCTCGGTAAATTCTCTATGGACAATATCGAATCTATCTCTGTCTACAATGGCCAGAAAAGCGAGATATTCCAGCCCGCCAAAGACTATGGCTCATCAGGAACCATCTATCTGCGCAGCCGCAAGCCTGTCTTCGATTCCCTGCAATCCACCCATGTAAAGGCCGTATACAAAACGGGTTCTTTCGATCTGGTAGACCCCTCCATCCTTTTTGAACAGAAACTGACACCGAAAATTAACTATTCCCTCTCCGGTGAATTGATCAACGCCTCCGGCAAATATCCCTTCCGGTACAAAAGAGTATATGCAAAAACAGGCCATACCGCCTGGGATACAACAGCTATAAGGCAAAACGGAGATATCAACGCACACAGAATAGAAAGCGGATTATATGGAAATATCGACCGCGGACAATGGAACGCGAAAGTGTATTACTACGATGCAGAAAAAGGCATTCCCGGTGCAATCGTCAACAACGTATGGAAACGCTCCCAAAGACAATGGGACCGCAACTTCTTCGTGCAGGGCGGGTTTCAGAAGAATGTAACCCAAAGATATGATATACAGGTAAACGGCAAATACGCCAACGACTATATGCGTTACCTCAACCCGGATACCACCCTGATGTATATAGACAACACCTTCCACCAGCAGGAATGGTACGGATCTGTGGCCAATAAATACAGTATCTCCAAAAAAATAGATGTCGATTTATCTACAGATTTCCAGTACAATACCCTCAGCTCCAACCTGGATGGTTTTGTGTTTCCTAAAAGATTTACCTCGCTGATCGCCCTCGCAGGCGCTGCCGACCTTGGCCCCGTGAAAATGCAGGGCAGCGTTTTAGGTACGTTCATCAACGAGCAGGTGACCAGGGGCAATAAATCCCAAAGTGATACTGCAGCCTCAGCTCCCGGAAAAAGCGAAATCACACCGGCATACTTTATCACTTATAAACCTTTTGCCGAAGCTGATTTCAACATAAGGGCATTCTATAAAAATATCTTCCGTATGCCCACCTTCAATGACTTGTATTATACCGATATCGGGAATATCAGTCTGAAGCCGGAATTTACCCACCAATATGATCTGGGATTTGCTTACCGTAGAAATCCAGTAAGCAGGATACTCAACGAATGGAAAATTCAAACGGATGTTTACTATATCAAGGTTACCGATAAAATAGTAGCCGTACCCAAGGGAAATGGTATGTACCGCTGGATGATGATGAATATCGGTACGGTGGAGATAAAGGGGCTCGACCTCATCGCCGACTGGGCATTTACCCTTTCTAAAGAGATCATGCTCAATGTCAGGGCCACTTACACCTATCAGCAGGCACAGGATTTTACCAAAAGAAAAAGTCCGGCACTACAGCAAGAAACCTGGGGAGGTCAGATCCCTTATGTACCCTGGAACAGCGGCTCATTGATCACATGTCTGCAATACAGATCATGGCGGCTCAACTACAGCTTTATTTATGTAGGGGAACGCTACCAGAACTCTGCCAATACAGTAGAGAACTACGAACAGCCATGGTACACCAGTGATATGTCGGCATCAAAAAACTTTCAGTACAAACGCTATCGCTTCAGGATTGCTGCCGAGCTGAATAACGTTTTAAGCCAGGATTATGAGGTAGTCTCGAATTACCCGATGCCTAAACGAAATTATAAACTCATCTTATCCGTTGAACTATGA
- a CDS encoding VOC family protein produces the protein MKLKLNTIIFYVQDPQRLKIFYRDVLGLTVVEEDDIWVLLQAGEVFVGLHKIGPAYADKMTAGHQFDSNTKIVFELDEDIQLVRKQLLEQGVPMRELKTFDNYDYWLCDGTDPEGNVFQLKYRKQNLA, from the coding sequence ATGAAGCTTAAACTGAATACCATCATATTTTATGTGCAGGACCCGCAGCGGCTGAAGATCTTTTACCGGGATGTACTTGGTCTTACAGTGGTAGAGGAGGATGATATCTGGGTGTTATTGCAGGCGGGTGAAGTTTTCGTGGGTTTACACAAAATAGGTCCGGCATACGCCGATAAAATGACAGCGGGCCATCAGTTTGATAGCAATACAAAAATTGTTTTTGAGCTGGATGAAGATATTCAATTGGTACGAAAGCAATTACTGGAGCAAGGGGTTCCTATGCGGGAGCTGAAAACATTTGATAATTATGATTACTGGCTTTGTGATGGTACTGATCCGGAAGGGAATGTATTCCAGCTGAAATACAGGAAACAAAATCTGGCATAA